The DNA sequence ATTGTTTAGATATGATAAATGATAAAAGCACATATAAATATAAAGTGTTTATATTCGATTTAGATAATACTATTTATGATGAGATGTTATATTTAAATAAAGCGTATGAAAAAGTTGTTAAAGAAGTTGTTAACAGAAATCAGAACTTTAAATATGAAAAAAAACTATTGAATTATTTAATAAAGACCAGAATAAATGAAGGTCGTAAAAATATATATCAAAAATTTATCTTAAAATATAAAATCAATAATTTTACAATTGATGATTTTTTATATTGTTTACGAAATGTAAGATTAAAAAAGAATTCTATTTTACCATATAAAGAAATAGAAGAGTATATAAAAAAAATAGGTAAAAAAAGTAAGATCTATATTTTAACTAATGGGAATTATATACAACAAAGAAATAAGTATAAAGCTATAAAAATACCATATAAGGATAAAATAAAAGTAATTTATGCATCAAAATCTGGCTATGAAAAACCAGATCCTTTATTAATAATAAAACTTATAAATAAATTAAAAATAAATCGAAATAATATATTATTTATTGGTGATTCAGAAATTGATTTTCAAACTGCACAAAATGCTAAAATCGATTTTTTACATGTAAATATTTTAAAAAAATTATTGAACTCATATGGAATATAATAGAATCCTTATACTTTCTCCCCACACAGATGATGCAGAATTTGGTTGCGGTGGAACAATTGTTAAGTTTTTAGAAAATAATAAAGAAATACATTGGGTGGTTTTTTCTATTGCTGAAGATTCACTTCCCAATGAATTGAATAAGTTAAAATTACAAAATGAGTTTATTAATGTTACAAAAGAACTTAATCTTAAAGAAAGTGATTATACCATTTTCAGATATCCTGTAAGAAAGTTAAGTGATTATCGACAGGAAATATTAGAATCACTTATAAAGTTTAAGCAGGAATTTAAACCAGACCTTGTTATTGGACCTTCGCAGAATGATTATCATCAGGATCATCAAGTGATTTCAAATGAAATGATAAGAGCTTTTAAAACACATAGCAGTATTTTATGTTATGAACTACCCTGGAATCATATAAATTTTACGTCTTCGTATTTCATCAAATTAGAAGAACGACATATTCAAATGAAACTAAAGATCTTAAGTAAATATGAAACTCAGATAGTATTAAATCGCTTTTATTTTTCTGAAGATATGGTCAGAGGTTTGGCATTAACAAGAGGGGCACAAATTAATTATAAGTATGCTGAATCTTTTGATGTGCTAAGAATAATTGATTAAAAATAAGTTGAAAGTATTACAAATATAAATGTCAGATTCATAATAGACGATAGATATAAAGTATTACCTTTGATGAAAATAATGTTTGCACATTTTGTAAATTCTAAGTTGACTTAAAAAAAATATCCATTGAATAAAAAGCACAAGAACAACTGCAGGGATAGTCAATCAAAAGCAAAAAATAGAAGAAGTATTAAGAATATTATATCTCTTAAATTCGAGGGAAAACTTTTAGATAACTATTAAAATACCTGATTTTACTATGAAGGTTTTGAAAGAATAATGAATATACAGTCTAAAAACTTTTTAGGTCATAAATTATAATTTGCTGGTGATGGTATTAAAGATAAACTATAATATGGATTAAAATATTTTATATTGTACCTGTTGCTGTTTACAAAAAATATTTTAGTATCTAATCAAATAACGTATAAAATAATATAATGATATTAACATACTCTCGAGAAAAATATTGTTAACATTCTTTAATAAAGAAATTGTACTACGTCCCATCCATTACTTTAATGAAAGCTAGTGAACTACCTGTAACCGTTGTAAGTGTTACAAGTTAATTATTCGGAGATAATTTTAAATTTGCTTTAGGTGTGATCAATGAAATTATGAGTGAGATAGTTAAGAAAGTGGAGATACAGAAATAATTAAAATACTTGTTGAAAAATTAGTTAAAGTAATTGAAAAAAAATAAATGAATATTTAATTGTGATTATGATTTCTATTATTAATAAAAATAATGTTTATAAATAATAAATTTTGAGTTGTTAAATCCTTGGAAAATAATGATAACCATAAACTGAATAATGCAAATACAAAAATTAATCTTGAATACTTTATTGTATTTTTTAATATTAAATATATAAGGGCGAATAATAATATTGAACCAATTATCCCAAGTTCAACCTGAGTTTCTAAAAATAAATTATGGGGGTATTTTAATTTCATAGGTAAGTCACTTTTAT is a window from the Rosettibacter firmus genome containing:
- a CDS encoding HAD-IA family hydrolase; this encodes MINDKSTYKYKVFIFDLDNTIYDEMLYLNKAYEKVVKEVVNRNQNFKYEKKLLNYLIKTRINEGRKNIYQKFILKYKINNFTIDDFLYCLRNVRLKKNSILPYKEIEEYIKKIGKKSKIYILTNGNYIQQRNKYKAIKIPYKDKIKVIYASKSGYEKPDPLLIIKLINKLKINRNNILFIGDSEIDFQTAQNAKIDFLHVNILKKLLNSYGI
- a CDS encoding PIG-L deacetylase family protein, producing MEYNRILILSPHTDDAEFGCGGTIVKFLENNKEIHWVVFSIAEDSLPNELNKLKLQNEFINVTKELNLKESDYTIFRYPVRKLSDYRQEILESLIKFKQEFKPDLVIGPSQNDYHQDHQVISNEMIRAFKTHSSILCYELPWNHINFTSSYFIKLEERHIQMKLKILSKYETQIVLNRFYFSEDMVRGLALTRGAQINYKYAESFDVLRIID